From the genome of Vicinamibacterales bacterium:
ATGACGCTCGTCCTGAACTCGCTCGGCGCGGGCTACTTCGACTGGGACATGAGCAGCGGTCTCGTGACGTTCGACCCCCGCTTCGCCGGGCTGCTGCACCTGCACCAGCCCAGTCCGCAGCCCCCCGACATCGTCTTCGCCGCCATCGACGATCCCGAGTTGGCCGAACTGCACACGGCGCTCGCCGATCTCTTCGCCGGACGTGCGACCCGCGTCCAGCTCCAGTTCGCCGTGCGGTCGCCCGACAGCGATCCCCGCTGGGTGCGCCTGCACTGCGACATCGCCGTCCGGACGCCCGCGGGCGACCCGCTCCGCACGATCGGGCTGCTCGTGGACATCACCCACGATCACCAGCGCGACGATCAGCTCCGCACGGCCCAGAAGCTCGACGCCATCGGCACCCTGGCCGCGGGCGTCGCGCACGAGATCAACACCCCCCTGCAGTTCGTCAGCCACAACCTCGACTTCGTGGCCTCCGAGATCGGCGAGCTGGGCACGACGATCCGGGCCGCCGCCCCTGACGCCGACGAGCACCCGTGGCGCGACGTCGAGCTCGCCGTCGCCGAGTCGATCGAGGGCCTCGAGCGCGTCACCGAGATCGTCCGGGCCCTGAAGGAGTTCTCCCACAACGGGCGGGGCGGCCGCGAGCGCGTGGACATCAACCAGATGGTCCAGAACGCGATCACGCTCACGCGCAACGAGTGGCGCAACGCGGCGACGGTCGAGCGCCATCTCGCACCGGGCCTCCCGCCGATCGCGGCGGCCTCCAACGAGTGCGGCCAGGTGCTCATCAACCTGATCGTGAACGCCGCCCACGCGATCCAGGCCGCCACGCGGCCCGGCCAGCGCGGGCTGATCGGCATCACGACCCGGCTCGTGGACGGCCAGGTGGAGATCAGGGTGGCCGACAACGGCACGGGCATCGGCCCCGAGATCCAGCCGCGCATCTTCGAGCCGTTCTTCACGACCAAGGCCGTCGGCCGCGGCTCCGGCCAGGGCCTGGCGACGGCCAAGGCGGTCGTGGAACGCTACGGCGGCACCATCGGCTTCGAGACCGAGGTGGGCCTCGGCGCCACCTTCATCGTGCGCTTCCCCGTCCTGGGCGCGGCGTCGCAGGCGGCCTGACCGCGGCCGACCGCTCTGGCCGGCGGGGCGCGGGAGCCGGGCATCCGAAAAAGTGATGTCACGCGCCTCACGGCTGTGTAGCATCTAGGCCGCGGCGGCACTGAGGCGCCGCGTGGACTGCGGCCGCCGTGCGCCCCTCCCGCCCGGATTCGGCCAGGAGCGGCACGTGCGCGGAGTCAGGGCGGATGCAGCGGACAGGACGGAGTTTGGACGGACGGGGGACGCGGCCATGACGGCCGCGGGGCATCACGGCGGTGACCCGGCGATCTCGACGGAGGCCTTCCAGGCCCTGTTCGAGGCCAGCCCGCTCCCGCTGCTGCTCACCGACGCCGCCACGGGCGAGATCCTCGACGCCAACGCGTTGGCCCTCGCCGCCTGCGGCTTGCAGCCGGATCAGATCCGGGGCCGGTCGGTCTACGAGTTCGGCCACTACCGCGATGCGGGCGATCGGCAGGCGCAGATGGACGCGCTGGACGGCGCGGCGGGAGCCGGCCGCGAGGTGCAGCTGACCACGTCGTCCGGACGGCGTCTGCGGCTCCTGGCGCACACCAGCCGGATGCGGCTCGCCGGGCGCGCCTGCCTCCTCACGGCGTTCACCGACGTCACCAGCCTCGGGCGCCTGGACGAGCAGCTCCTGGCGGCGCAGCGCATGGAAGTGGCGGGCAAGCTGGCGGGCGGCGTCGCGCACGAGTTCAACAACCTGCTGACGGTGATGCGGGGCCACCTCGACGCCATGACCGAGGACGCACCGGACGATCCGGCGCTGCAGGCGCGCGTCGCCGCGCTCGGACGCGCGGTGGACCAGGCCACGCGGATCACGTCGGGCCTGCTCACCTTCTCCGGCCGCAACCCGACCCCGGCCGCCACGATCGACCTGAACGACGCCCTCACGGGCCTGAAGTCGCTCATCGCGGGCACCATCGGGGAGACGATCGAAATCCATTGGCAGCTCGACGCGCCGGAGGCGACGGTGCGCATGGGCGAGACCCAGATCGCCCAGGTGGTCCTGAACCTGGCCCTGAACGCCCGCGAGGCGATGCCCGAGGGCGGCAGCATCACGATCGCCACCTCCTTCGAGCCCTCCACCCTCGACGGCGACGCGGTGTCGGGCCCCTGGGTGTGCCTCAGGGTGTCGGACACGGGCTACGGCATGTCGGACGACGTCCGGCGTCGTGCGTTCGAGCCCTTCTTCACCACGAAGGGTCCGGGCCGCGGCACGGGCCTGGGCCTGCCGATCTGCCAGGGCATCGCGGAACAGGCGAGCGGACACATCGAGGTGCACTCGGCGGAAGGCCGGGGCACGTCCGTGCAGGTCTCCCTGCCGTGGGTCCGGCCCCTGGCCGGGAGCGCCCTGCCCCTGGCGACACCCCAGAAGCCGCCGGCCCGCACGGGCCGGGTGATCCTGCTGGTCGAGGACGAGGCCGACGTCCGGATGATCGTGGCGGAGATCCTCCGCCGCGCCGGACACACGGTGCACGCGGCCGACGGCGCCGCGGCGGCCGAAGCGCTGCTCGACCGGCTCGACACGCCGCTCGACCTCCTGCTGAGCGACCTGGTCCTGCCCGGGGCCAACGGCGTCGAAGTGGCGCGGCGCGTCCAGGCCCGCCATCCCGCGGTGCCGGTCCTGTTCATCTCGGGCTATTCGGAGGACGTCTTCGCCGGCGGCGCCCGCGTGGAACACCTGCTGCAGAAGCCGTTCACGTCGCGGGAGCTGCTCGACACGATCGCCGACCTGCTCGCGGACTGACGGCGCGGCACGAGGTCCCGGGACCACCGGCCGGGGCGGATTCAAGGCGCACCCCACCGGGCCGATTCTCCCGGTGGGCATGAGCGTCACCACTGACCAGTTCCACGTCGCGCGCCAACCAATCCTGGACGCCCGTCAGCAGGTCTTCGGCTACGAGCTCCTGTATCGCGCCAATGCCGAGGATCAGTCGGCCGCCGACGACGGCGTCAACCGATCGGCCAAGGTCATCGGCGACGCCCTGCTCGGCATCGGCTTCGAGGCCCTGACCGACGGCCGGCACGCCTTCATCAACCTCGACATCCACACGCTGCTGGCCGACGCCAGCGGCGTCCTCGACCCGGACCAGGTCGTCCTCGAGATCCTCGAATCGGTGGACGTCACGCCCGAGGTCGAGTCGATGTGCGCGTCGCTCAAGGACCGCGGCTACGCCATCGCCCTCGACGACTTCGTGCCGGGTTCGCCCGCCGAGAAGCTGGTGCCGCTCGCGCGGTTCGTGAAGCTCGACGTGCTGGCGCTCGGCCGCGCGACGCTCCCCGCCACGATCAAGCGGCTGCTCGGCGCCGGCGTGACCGTGGTGGCTGAGAAGGTCGAGACGGAAGAGATCTTCCAGCTCGCGAAGGGCGCGGGCTGCTCGCTCTTCCAGGGCTACTACTTCTGCCGCCCCGTCACCTTCTCGGGCAAGGCGCTGCCGGCGAACCAGCTGGCGCAGATCCAGCTCGTGGCGGCCCTCAACCAGCCCTCGGTCTCCCTGGGGACGATCGAGGACCTGCTGAAGCGCGACGCGTCGCTCTCCTATCGTGTGCTGCGGTCGGTGAACTCCGCCGGGTTCGGTCTGCGGCGCGAGATCCACTCCATCCGCGAGGCGCTGCTCCTGCTGGGCCTCGACCAGGTGCGCAAGTGGAGCTCGATCTGGGCCCTGGCAGGCCTGAACCGCGGACCGTCGGAACTGGTGACGATGACGGTCATCCGCGCCCGCTGCTGCGAGCTCATCGGGCGGGCCCTCGACAGGCCCGACGGCGGGGCCGCCTTCTTCCTGCTGGGCCTCTGCTCCCTGCTCGACGTCCTGCTGGGCCACCCCATGGACCAGGTCGTGAAGGACCTGCCGCTGGACCCCGAAGTGGAGGCCGCGCTGACCGGCGGGACCAACGAGGCGCGCCGCGTGCTCGACGCCGTCGTCCAGTACGAGCACGGCCAGTGGGACAAGGCCGACGAGACGATCGCCACGCTGGGCCTGCCGGACGGCACCCTGCCCGAGTCCTACGCGGACGCCCTCGTCTGGGCACGGACCCTGACCCAGATGAGCAAGCAGGGCTGAGCCGGCCCGCACTGTCTTGCACACAGTTTTTCGCCCGCGGGCGTGAATCCTGTGCAATAGGGTGCGATTATCGGGAGAAGTGGCCGGGTTTGCAGACCCGGCCGCAGAAGGGCCGACGTGAACAGTTCTTCTCCGGGCCGGCGCGCCGCCCCTCCCGCGGCCAGCCGGACGGTGCTCGTGGCCGGGGGTGGGGCCGACCTGCTCACCCCCCTGGCCCGGCTGCTCGACAACCAGGGCTGTCTGCTCGACGCCGTCGACGAGGCCGGCGCGACCTTGCCGGCGCTCGTGGCCCGGGTGCCCGACGCCATCGTCCTCGTCGACGCTCCCCCGCGGCTCGATGCCGTGGCCCTCGCCCGCCGGCTGCGGGCCCACAACAGCCTCAGGCGGACGCCCGTCGCGGTGCTGGCCGACGTGCCGGTCCCCGGCCCGTCGGAGGCGGACGTGCTGCCGCCGGACGCCCCGGCCACGGCCGTCGCGGCCTGGGTGGCCGCGCGCCTCCCGGCGGACGCCTCGCCCGAAGAGCAGCTCCGCATCACGCTGGCGCGCGCCGACGACGAACGGCCCGCCGTCACCGGCGTGGACGTGGACGCCGTGTCGTGGCGGCGTCTCTTCGATCACCTGCCGCACGGCGCCGCCGTCCTGGACCGCAACGGGATCGTGATGGACGCCAACCAGGCGTTCGCGACCCTGCTGGGGCTCGCGTCCGCCGAGGCCTGCCGCGGCCAGCACCTGCTGCAGCTCTTCCCGGCGCCGCGCGCGGCCGAGGGGCCGCCGGAGGCCGGCGTCCCGATGTTGTCGGCCACCGTCGAGGTGGGCGGCGCCGCCGTGCCGGTCGACCTCGCCTTCACGCCGGCCGGCACCGGCGACTCGCGCCGCGTGTTCGTGACCGTCACCGACCAGCGCTGGCGCAAGGCCGCCACCGACGCCCTCCAGGCGAACCACGACCTCACCGAGCAGCTGCGCCGCTCCCAGAAGATCGGGGCCCTGGGCCGGCTGGCCGGCGGCGTGGCGCACGACTTCAACAACCTGCTGCAGGTGATCGGCGGCTACGCGGAGACGCTCGGGGCCGAGGGGCTCGAGCACTCGGCGCGCCGCCGCCTCCTCCAGCGCATCCAGCGCGCCACCGACCGCGCCACCTCGCTCACGCGCCAGCTGCTGGCCTTCGGCCGCCGCCAGGTGCTCGTGCCGCAGGTGCTCGACCTGAACGTGACGGTGCTGTCGCTCGAGCACATGCTGGGCCGCGTGATCGGCGAGGACATCCAGTTCGTGAGCACGCTGGCCTCGGACCTGAACCGCGTGAAGGTCGATCCGGGCCAGATCGAACAGGTGCTCCTGAACCTGGCCATCAACGCCCGCGACGCCATGTCCGAGGGCGGAGCGCTGGAGATCGCCACCGCCAACTTCCCGCTCGACCGCGACTGGAGCCATCCCTCCCTCCCCGTGCCGGTGCCGGCCGGGGACTGGGTGCTGCTCTCGGTGGCCGACACGGGCTGCGGCATGGACCCCGACACGGCCGGCCAGGCCTTCGAGCCGTTCTTCACGACCAAGGACGCGAGCCACGGCAGCGGCCTGGGCCTGTCGATGGTCTACGGCATCGTGAAGCAGAGCGGCGGCTTCACGTGGATCGACACCGCGCCCGGGGCCGGGACGAGCGTGCACGTGCTCCTGCCCGCGGTGCAGGAGGCCCTGGCGCCCACGGCCCGCGACGAAGCCGCCCCGCACGGGCGCGCGGACACCCGGGGCGGCACGGTCCTGCTCGTCGAGGACGATCCCGAGGTGCGCACGCTCTTCACCACGTTCCTGCGCGACGCGGGCTACGAGGTGCGCGAGGCCGCCGACGGCGAGGAAGCACTCCAGATCTTCGAGCGCTTCGGCGCCGACATCGACGTGGTCATGACCGACGTCGTCATGCCCAACGTGAGCGGCCCGTCGCTGGCCAGCGCCCTGCGGGCGCGCAAGCCCGACATCCGGGTGCTGTTCGTCTCCGGCTACACCGATCAGCTGCAGATTGACGGCAAGGATCCCCTGGCCGGCCACGTCGCCAAGCCCGTCACGCGCGGGGTGCTCCTGAAGCACGTGGCGACGCTGCTGGGCCACACGCCGCCCTGAGCCCCTTCCGCCGGATCGGGCGGCTCGCCCGACGCCCGCCGGCGCCCGCTGCAGCGGCGGCGGGACGTGCCGATTGAAGGGGCGAGCCTGTGGAGTTCAACGGACACCCCTCCGATCACGCAACGGCGACGGGACGCTTCGCCCCGGTGGCCAAGACGCGCCTCCTGCGCCGGAACTGTGAACTTCCGCCCATTCCGGCGGTCGCGGTGCAGCTGCTCGGCCTCCTCGCCAAGGAGGACGTGGCGCTCGGCGAGGTGGCGTCCACGGTCGGCGCCGACGCGACCATCGCGGCGGAGGTGCTCCGGGCCGCGAACACCGCCTACTACGGCATCCGCGGGGAGGTCACGAGCATCCGCCACGCCACGACCCTCCTGGGCGTGGCGCGCATCCGCACGCTGGCCGCCACGATCGGCCTCCGCCGCTTCCTGGGCAGCGCCCTGAAGGTGCCGGCCGTCGAGCGCTGCTGGCGGCACAACCTCGCGTGCGCGGCCACGACCGAGCAGATGGCCCTGCGCCTCGGCGGCAACGCCTCCGACGCCTACGCGGCGGGGCTCCTGCACGACATCGGGCGCCTGGCGCTCGTCGTCGCGCACCCGAAGCAGTACCCGGCCCTCCTCGACACCGCCGACACGCGCGGCGAAGAGATGCTCGAGCTCGAACGCGAGCTGATGGGCATCGACCACTGCGAAGCCGGCCAGTGGTTCACGCAACAGCTCCTGCTGCCGCAGGTCTTCCAGGACGTGGCCGGCCACCACCATCATCCGGCC
Proteins encoded in this window:
- a CDS encoding ATP-binding protein, with product MPPPSSLDDAARLAERRNFEVLDTAADADLDALAALAAHVCGVGMAAVSLVDGDWHRVKARYGFPFPEESREAIFCAHTVQQDGVYEVPDAAADPRFAASALVTGPPYVAFYAGAPLTTDAGQTIGALCVIDRQPRRLGTEQRQTLALLARQVTRRLEHQRGVRALQRASEEGRAHADDMRRAAEAAALNEQRMTLVLNSLGAGYFDWDMSSGLVTFDPRFAGLLHLHQPSPQPPDIVFAAIDDPELAELHTALADLFAGRATRVQLQFAVRSPDSDPRWVRLHCDIAVRTPAGDPLRTIGLLVDITHDHQRDDQLRTAQKLDAIGTLAAGVAHEINTPLQFVSHNLDFVASEIGELGTTIRAAAPDADEHPWRDVELAVAESIEGLERVTEIVRALKEFSHNGRGGRERVDINQMVQNAITLTRNEWRNAATVERHLAPGLPPIAAASNECGQVLINLIVNAAHAIQAATRPGQRGLIGITTRLVDGQVEIRVADNGTGIGPEIQPRIFEPFFTTKAVGRGSGQGLATAKAVVERYGGTIGFETEVGLGATFIVRFPVLGAASQAA
- a CDS encoding HDOD domain-containing protein, whose protein sequence is MAKTRLLRRNCELPPIPAVAVQLLGLLAKEDVALGEVASTVGADATIAAEVLRAANTAYYGIRGEVTSIRHATTLLGVARIRTLAATIGLRRFLGSALKVPAVERCWRHNLACAATTEQMALRLGGNASDAYAAGLLHDIGRLALVVAHPKQYPALLDTADTRGEEMLELERELMGIDHCEAGQWFTQQLLLPQVFQDVAGHHHHPAAVGPTDTLERVAVACEMAEWMGFWVTPRSLAEDGTAEQLDGILQRLPVTARATIASEIDDFVADVREQVQATDSMFH
- a CDS encoding EAL domain-containing protein; this encodes MSVTTDQFHVARQPILDARQQVFGYELLYRANAEDQSAADDGVNRSAKVIGDALLGIGFEALTDGRHAFINLDIHTLLADASGVLDPDQVVLEILESVDVTPEVESMCASLKDRGYAIALDDFVPGSPAEKLVPLARFVKLDVLALGRATLPATIKRLLGAGVTVVAEKVETEEIFQLAKGAGCSLFQGYYFCRPVTFSGKALPANQLAQIQLVAALNQPSVSLGTIEDLLKRDASLSYRVLRSVNSAGFGLRREIHSIREALLLLGLDQVRKWSSIWALAGLNRGPSELVTMTVIRARCCELIGRALDRPDGGAAFFLLGLCSLLDVLLGHPMDQVVKDLPLDPEVEAALTGGTNEARRVLDAVVQYEHGQWDKADETIATLGLPDGTLPESYADALVWARTLTQMSKQG
- a CDS encoding ATP-binding protein is translated as MTAAGHHGGDPAISTEAFQALFEASPLPLLLTDAATGEILDANALALAACGLQPDQIRGRSVYEFGHYRDAGDRQAQMDALDGAAGAGREVQLTTSSGRRLRLLAHTSRMRLAGRACLLTAFTDVTSLGRLDEQLLAAQRMEVAGKLAGGVAHEFNNLLTVMRGHLDAMTEDAPDDPALQARVAALGRAVDQATRITSGLLTFSGRNPTPAATIDLNDALTGLKSLIAGTIGETIEIHWQLDAPEATVRMGETQIAQVVLNLALNAREAMPEGGSITIATSFEPSTLDGDAVSGPWVCLRVSDTGYGMSDDVRRRAFEPFFTTKGPGRGTGLGLPICQGIAEQASGHIEVHSAEGRGTSVQVSLPWVRPLAGSALPLATPQKPPARTGRVILLVEDEADVRMIVAEILRRAGHTVHAADGAAAAEALLDRLDTPLDLLLSDLVLPGANGVEVARRVQARHPAVPVLFISGYSEDVFAGGARVEHLLQKPFTSRELLDTIADLLAD
- a CDS encoding response regulator; amino-acid sequence: MNSSSPGRRAAPPAASRTVLVAGGGADLLTPLARLLDNQGCLLDAVDEAGATLPALVARVPDAIVLVDAPPRLDAVALARRLRAHNSLRRTPVAVLADVPVPGPSEADVLPPDAPATAVAAWVAARLPADASPEEQLRITLARADDERPAVTGVDVDAVSWRRLFDHLPHGAAVLDRNGIVMDANQAFATLLGLASAEACRGQHLLQLFPAPRAAEGPPEAGVPMLSATVEVGGAAVPVDLAFTPAGTGDSRRVFVTVTDQRWRKAATDALQANHDLTEQLRRSQKIGALGRLAGGVAHDFNNLLQVIGGYAETLGAEGLEHSARRRLLQRIQRATDRATSLTRQLLAFGRRQVLVPQVLDLNVTVLSLEHMLGRVIGEDIQFVSTLASDLNRVKVDPGQIEQVLLNLAINARDAMSEGGALEIATANFPLDRDWSHPSLPVPVPAGDWVLLSVADTGCGMDPDTAGQAFEPFFTTKDASHGSGLGLSMVYGIVKQSGGFTWIDTAPGAGTSVHVLLPAVQEALAPTARDEAAPHGRADTRGGTVLLVEDDPEVRTLFTTFLRDAGYEVREAADGEEALQIFERFGADIDVVMTDVVMPNVSGPSLASALRARKPDIRVLFVSGYTDQLQIDGKDPLAGHVAKPVTRGVLLKHVATLLGHTPP